A region of Dermochelys coriacea isolate rDerCor1 chromosome 1, rDerCor1.pri.v4, whole genome shotgun sequence DNA encodes the following proteins:
- the IL2RB gene encoding interleukin-2 receptor subunit beta yields MAGMKPSPSLLLCLWLSILLDVSLASKITQAPSNLTCFYDSRATLFCTWAPDRNHTEALCQFDALFERNLTSCEFPSMAPRRCELAFSKDIVEGQVFTIADSLSLTVSCQAGENWTIVMQQQEFRPWDNIQLRPPDNLQVNICDSSYNLTWRIPISSHYLKKKREFEVWCRDRTKPWETAMLLPIKQDQEWVRLENLSPDSEYEAAVRVKPNEHGIWSNWSKTLTWRTNHSGAKHGASLGYSELPPGDLQFTMPALVGTICTIFLVVIIVLIITSQPLKRLKKVLKIYIPDPDKFFPLLSTVHRGDVQKWLSSPFSTSLFSMSSISPEISELEIIQKEKQESQLLLPKAFLTSGAPPETSRHSLTSCFTNQGYFFFHLPDSYEIEPCQVYFTYEPFARKSSGSEDGDSYGALPSPDLCLLENDLPLFSSGFLHCIEANQGFQNSSFVGEIQNTTNGLGALSEALLSPESSSPALILEQDEKVNGNVTVLQHSESQQKPGMVVSDIPGLHDNDAIQTTEEAGDAGPEISSTTTMADASSLFFQPMPLRQSQTDDLHRTASSSQVPNNGAYLSLSELQSQYNYHSVQDLP; encoded by the exons ATGGCAGGGatgaagccttctccttcccttctgctttgcCTCTGGCTGTCCATCCTTCTAGATGTTTCACTGGCATCAAAAATCACTCAGG CACCCTCAAATCTAACTTGTTTTTATGACTCACGGGCGACTCTCTTTTGCACCTGGGCTCCAGACAGGAACCACACAGAAGCACTGTGCCAATTTGATGCTTTGTTTGAGAG GAATCTAACGAGTTGTGAATTTCCTAGCATGGCACCCAGGAGATGTGAACTAGCCTTCAGTAAAGACATTGTTGAG GGGCAGGTCTTCACCATTGCAGACTCACTTAGCCTGACTGTGTCCTGCCAAGCTGGGGAAAACTGGACAATTGTGATGCAACAGCAGGAATTCAGACCATGGGACAACA TACAGCTGAGGCCACCTGACAACCTCCAAGTAAACATCTGCGACTCCAGTTACAACTTAACTTGGAGAATTCCTATTTCCTCTCACTACTTAAAAAAGAAACGGGAATTTGAAGTGTGGTGCAGAGATCGCACAAAGCCCTGGGAG ACTGCCATGCTCCTCCCTATCAAGCAGGACCAGGAATGGGTGAGGCTTGAGAACCTTTCGCCTGACTCAGAGTATGAGGCTGCAGTTCGTGTGAAGCCAAACGAACATGGCATATGGAGCAACTGGAGCAAGACGCTTACCTGGAGGACTAATCATAGTGGTGCAAAGCATGGGGCAAGTCTTGGATATTCAG AACTTCCCCCGGGGGACCTCCAGTTTACGATGCCAGCCCTTGTGGGGACCATCTGCACCATCTTCCTTGTTGTCATCATTGTCTTGATCATCACCTCACAGCCATTGAAAAG GCTTAAGAAGGTGCTGAAGATTTATATTCCAGACCCAGACAAGTTCTTTCCCCTGCTGAGCACTGTGCACAGAGGCGACGTTCAG AAATGGCTCTCCTCTCCATTTTCCACGTCTCTCTTCAGCATGAGCAGTATCTCCCCAGAGATCTCAGAGCTAGAAATAATTCAGAAGGAGAAACAGGAGTCCCAGCTTCTCCTTCCCAAGGCTTTTCTAACCTCTGGTGCCCCCCCAGAAACCAGCAGGCACTCACTGACTAGCTGCTTCACCAACCAAGGCTACTTCTTTTTCCACCTCCCTGACTCCTATGAGATTGAGCCCTGCCAGGTGTATTTTACTTACGAGCCTTTCGCCCGGAAGAGCAGTGGCAGTGAAGATGGTGATTCCTACGGAGCACTCCCTTCCCCAGATCTCTGCTTGCTAGAGAATGACTTGCCACTGTTCTCCTCCGGATTTCTTCATTGCATCGAAGCAAACCAAGGTTTCCAGAACAGTTCCTTTGTGGGAGAGATACAGAACACAACCAATGGGCTTGGGGCACTTTCTGAGGCTCTTCTGTCACCCGAGAGCTCATCCCCAGCATTGATATTGGAGCAGGATGAGAAGGTGAATGGAAATGTCACAGTTTTACAGCACTCTGAATCCCAACAGAAGCCTGGCATGGTTGTCTCAGATATCCCAGGGCTGCATGACAACGATGCCATTCAAACCACAGAAGAGGCTGGGGACGCAGGCCCTGAAATCAGTTCCACTACTACTATGGCAGATGCTAGCTCTTTGTTTTTCCAGCCCATGCCTCTGAGGCAAAGTCAAACTGATGATCTCCACAGGACAGCTTCCTCCAGCCAGGTCCCAAACAATGGGGCCTACCTATCTTTGAGTGAGCTCCAAAGCCAATACAACTATCATTCGGTCCAAGATCTGCCTTGA